The following DNA comes from Vespula pensylvanica isolate Volc-1 chromosome 5, ASM1446617v1, whole genome shotgun sequence.
ATCGTAAATCTCCTACAGAttaaagtttatttaaaattcatgaTGACTATGGGTGGTACAaagacaattaaaaaatatttttttttctctctcattctcgaCTACTTACGACCATTcgcgtatatattttctctttttaatctcttcgattcaaacgaattttatctttaataagaTACAGGAACGGCGGGGTAGCACTTActtaaatagaatatttttacttttgttattttacaGCAAAATATCTGTACAAATTAGgcactcttttcttttcaacaattattgttataaagtTTCATATACATAGTAAAATACTATAGTATATATGATCATGGGATGTCTTAATACTAACAGCAGCTAACACCATATTAGTTAACTTTTAACACAATAAAGAGATGTAAAGATAGTACAAATGTAGATGTATGATGAATGATGTACAATAAATAGCAAAGATCATTGCAAGAATCAAAACACGCCTCACATCGCTGAAACCTACTATTTACACAAAttgttatatcaaaatatataattactttgttacacgattaattattttatttttgtcagcTAAAAATATGACTCTGAAATTACACTTCGTCAGAAGCTAGCAACTCTCTGTCAGCAGGAGAAGAtgtcttttcatttctctcttcttccttcatttgAAGAGCCACAGCTGATTCCAATACTCGTATCCTTCCTTCATGTTTTACAATCACAGCTTTTAACTTTCTTATCTCCTCTGTGAattcttttaacatttcttcctataaaaacaaaaaaatatatttattagaatgtAATGAAAGCATGTATGTTTTTGAACTggagaaacaaattaaaactctttataaaaaaaaaaaaaaaaaaaaaaactgaactCACAAAAATGCCAGGTGATACTTGTGCAGTATTTTGTGCAGGATTGGATGCAACTTTTGCCCCTTTATCCAGTATATTCGTCTTCTTATGTACTTTAAGTTCATTTTTCGATGACGATGGCTGATAGCCATCTCTAAGAGATATCAGTATGGGATCAGCATCAACGCCGCTTTCCCATTCTTCCGCAGTTATTGCAGCTGTATCTCCAGGAGTATCAGGATACAAATCTTCTTGAAAAAGCTCAGACTACAagatattatgatataaaaaaaaaaaacagcaacaaaaaaatgtaacattaCTATCTATAACAACATAGTGTTTACCTTTCTAGGAACGGTCATGGAAATGACTTGACAAAAGCCCGAATTATTTAGTCGGTAAAATCTGCTGATTTCACAGCTATTAACATCACAACCTCGTTTCGGCATCATTCCTATGCCTCTTTGAGGGTCAGGAGTTTGAAAAGTATTGATATAATGAACAAACGGAGGTTCGGGtgtaatttcaaaatatcgaataacagAATCACCCTTGCCACATAGATATACCAAATTTGTATCAGGATCATACAAAGGAAACATAACTCCATTGCTGGTATCTAATTCTACCATAACTATAGGTTCACCTAACATGTCTGGGGCTCGTAATGAATACTGCCTTTCAGACATTTTACTGAACCCAGTTGTGAAGACCAAACCTCCCCTGAAACagaataaacattattaaatatcgatagaaaacGTTAACTTGTCCAATTATAGGCACTGGATTAGTAATGTTACAAGCActattagataattaaatttatatgccattaatatattattagataattactactccaatttttgtttaatttggTAGGTTTGAGTGGTGAACTTAGCATTTTCTCTCACTCCTTTATAcaatatgtgtaaatataagTCACACGAATATTGAAGATAATTAACATATCTTCTTTGATAATAACACGGTTTGGTGCAATTCCATTAAaatgtgtgtacatatttatatatgtatatatatacacagaggTATGACTTCATGAGAAAATGTAAATCAAGTTTCCTTTGTTTCTGAAatccatatatattttaaactaaaacaatacaaaattaaatcaattggCAGGAAATATTGCaacaaagatatttattttcattaagatattttagcaaaggaaaattaatttacatttttttatagaaatcttCCTCGatagatatgtaaaatatGGGATATCATACATAAAACCGATATCCCTACTGTAAAAAATGTGATATAAAGGGTAATCCATGTTTTATTTGTGTAGAATGTGTAATGTACATGGAAGATAGATAATCAAGTTGGCCGCGTGCCTGATTAAGGTACATACTGTATATttgttttagttttattttattgtattatcagAGGCAATACATTATATCTTCTGTACCTATATTAATCATCAATACTTATTAACATCCACCTTGTTACAACATAAACAGAGACTTTGCAACTGTTCATAAGTGCTTTCATCGGAGGAATTATTGTTTTACTAGTCTGTAGCCACGTACAAACTTAACTTGTTAAAAATGCGATTATATTGCTTCCATACGTTTGAATAATGAAGATATACTAAAACTTCAACAGTACAtgtattaattgaatatttcagTAGCCAGCATTAGTAGTCTTCACAAAGTGTATCATGTTGCTATAGTATTAGATGTAATCtgacattttattttagtgaaatgaaaatggaaaattattcttgacatttttaacatttattataaattaattttgtcaaTCATCTATCTTCTAAGAATGCAAAATGTTTCTGTgatatgtatacaatatagATCTAACATACTTCCCTTTCTAATTTGTGAGCAGCAAATGATTCTTCTTATttccaaaaatataaataaaatataatagttaaatatataaacatagagAATCATATTCTATACTGAGACAATGATACTTTACATTTTCAGCATGATACTTCAGATGAATAAGTTAATGTACAATACTTACTGTAATTTTTAACTGGACACTATAGAGCAGACGTCTTGATATTTGCATTTATTAAGGTGGTGTCCTCCTCATGATGAAATTTCAACCTTGAAGttttccattaaaattatGTGAATCTTGCACTACACAAATTGGAAAGACCAAGTGATAAAAAGCAATGGAAATAATTCTATTGTGCAGACAAATGCCTCATTTAGAAAGCTGTTGCAGATTTTTCTCATAACCAAAGAATAATCcagaaatacataaaaaggATCACAATAAACCAATGTAGCAAGCAATTTGACTAAATTAGGCTGATTGTTTGaagcaattaaaatatatcccTTTTAactaacaaaagaaagaaaagtattcagtttagaatttaatattttgttttcttctttaatcaattttgttaaaatatttaactccTAAATAGAAGAGCAATTAacatgatataattataatgtaaaaaggCGGATGTATATAGTTCgatgatcgatagaaaaaaaatttacttggCTATACGTTAAAAAGGCTGTAGTATGTAGTACCCTAcataaatcattaatttatatgcaTAAAATAATACTCATAGTAATACATATGAATTATCCTctcattcataaatatatgttgctattccatatattttttacatattcattgaagcaatattttaatgacattattttaataaaagttgataaattcatattacaattgatataaagaaaatacttaaatatatatatgttaaattcaCTTGCTCATCAACACTGtcctattttattaaatctaaaaaaaaaaaaaataagtaattctatataaataaattccaaaGAATTAAAGATACTGTGCATTTCTATTCTATGCGTGAAGAACATTCACtgaaataaatgtttcataatttattatttaatatatttaatattttattattgtgttcccataaatataaaaatgttcacCACTCTGAGTGTGCATTTGTGCACCATCACCTTGTATGCAAATTTTTATGTGCAATCTGCACCAATGTTGtgattaaataatagatatttgcAAAGCATGTAGTGTATTATTGTTACATAGGCGCGTTTAAGACTAACTACTGTCATTCTTGTAATATAGAAAGCATCTTACAGGCACATAGAGTTCTTCATTTGTAGACACATTGAAGCATTATAATGCTGTATTAAGACAATTAAAGGCAgctatattttatactttttaatgcTTGTAAAGTACCAGATATTAAAGACATGCCTTTATATATGAAGTATAGTTCTAATTACTATAGTTATGCATGCTTGAATTTTGACTATAGTTAATGTATACAtctaatatctattttaacgTGTTGTCTTAAAGCaaataactttatataaaataagatcacgtgtatcaaatattataaatctgccttttttttctttttaatattacaaaaatatcttgtaaaattcttatttattcattaaaattttaattttttatttcaatgttatcgaatataaaagaaaacctaataatgagaaaaagcTAGTCATAAGAATACGCTTATGAGATTCATATTGCTACGATTGTaactatattaaattaaaaacatttcaaacaagataaataaaaataatgttacttacaaatagatcatttttaataattaaaataaatggtaagaagaaaagtataatgTATTTGCATACCTTAGAAATATTGCACGTGTTGCCTTGCTTCCTTCATGGGCAATAGCATCCTCTAAAACTTTTCCTGTTCTTGGATCTAAGATACGAATCCTTTTGTCCTTACATGTAGTTACCAATCGGGATCCATCCCAGTTCCAACAGGCAGAATAAATAACATCAGGATGAGAGTCTATTCTTACTAAACATTCGCCGGTTCCAACATTCCAGATTAAAACAAGATTGTCTGATCCAGCGGTGAGTAATACGTTTAATGCTGTTGGATGCCATAGCACAAGTCCGACCCTTCGTTGATGCAACTGCAGGTCTACCACAGATTCGGTCAATGTCCTGGAAATACCACCGTCCGGTATTTGCCATATTTTAACAACGCAATCTTCGGATCCAGAAGCTATGACATTATCATTATGAGGGCACCATGCGATATCTAATACAGGACCCTTGTGTCCACCCACTAAAGGATAGTCTGCTGATATTCTTCCTACCTATGATAATTATTCAAGGATCTATAGAACTAGTAGAGACTATCGGAACTACGAGTGTCATGATCATGCATGTAAgtttagaaaagaattctataaaatatatactacataGAATCTTGATAAAAACCACTATAATTTACCGACACtcaagaaaagatatttataagtaaGGAATGAGAAACTTTTGATATTTACCTTGTTATGGGGTAAGACTATGAAAGCACCACCGCCCGCGGATTCAACGATGATGGCCAAAAATTTAGGATTCACGGCGCAAAACGTAGAATCCCATGAGGATTTTGAAACTCTAATATTGTCATAGCATTGTTCCCGTTTTAAAGACGTTCCGTACACGTGGCGGAACTTGCTGCTGCGTACAACACGAAAAGACATATCTGCACCTACTTTCAACgcaaacaaaaatgaaaccAACAAAGATTAACCTAGAAGGAAACACCAATATCTTGATACACCggttattatgattattttaataaattattgttacgTGGGCACTGCGGGCGTGGGCGACGCATGGAACATCCCccaatttataaatagattcCCCACCCTTGATGTCGAAACGAGCGCGActgaaataagaatatttccaAACCGTGATTTTGTGTCCCGGTCTCTCTACGAGTTAATATGTGCAAATGAAGTGTATGCCAGTGTTGccaattattacaaatataagaggaaacttctctctctctgcattGCGAGCTTGATGCATCAGAAAATAGATTTCATTCTAACCGAAATTGGCGACTACAGAAATAAACTCTCTCCGTTGCTTTTATAAGATCATGATTCATAATAAGAAACGGTACAGTCACGTATGTTAATGTTACAACGAAATATTGTAGTTAAATcaaggaaaaattaataatcgatcctATCGTATTTGTAGATCGAATGAGATCGAAGCAAGATGGCAAGGTATATttaagtaatttataatatttaaataacacaagccatttctttttacacaaaatagaaatgtaatCGTATATACGTGCGTGCGTATACGTACACAAAATTACGATTCTGCTTCGCTTCAATGAATACTAAAGATTTCATATACGTACTAccgttttatttctctcaaGTATTCTTTAATCTTAACGATATACATGATAAAAACAGTTACTTGATACGGCAATAGTCATACGAGTATGGCAGGTGATGCGTCACCGGTATGATTCACTGGATAATATACTGAATAATATAGCTTTCATTAGAATTTGAGTAAACAGTATAAAACTGTGCGATTTTgcgtctttcattttttttttctttttcttcttttctacacTATATATAGGTAAACAATGTAAactgtatctatgtatgttaAAAGGTTAAACATTTGAATACTCCCGCCATTATTCTAGTTCACCACATTGTAATTCATTAGGCGTCCACGTCGTAGTAGCGCCATTTAACACGAACGAATCGGTCGTTTCAGAACACCTTATTTGGAAATGCGCACCCTACTCAAGCGAAAAGCCACCCCcggtaatattattttcttttaagctttttaattcgtatatcTAAGTGA
Coding sequences within:
- the LOC122629708 gene encoding coronin-1C-A isoform X2, which produces MRRPRPQCPRADMSFRVVRSSKFRHVYGTSLKREQCYDNIRVSKSSWDSTFCAVNPKFLAIIVESAGGGAFIVLPHNKVGRISADYPLVGGHKGPVLDIAWCPHNDNVIASGSEDCVVKIWQIPDGGISRTLTESVVDLQLHQRRVGLVLWHPTALNVLLTAGSDNLVLIWNVGTGECLVRIDSHPDVIYSACWNWDGSRLVTTCKDKRIRILDPRTGKVLEDAIAHEGSKATRAIFLRGGLVFTTGFSKMSERQYSLRAPDMLGEPIVMVELDTSNGVMFPLYDPDTNLVYLCGKGDSVIRYFEITPEPPFVHYINTFQTPDPQRGIGMMPKRGCDVNSCEISRFYRLNNSGFCQVISMTVPRKSELFQEDLYPDTPGDTAAITAEEWESGVDADPILISLRDGYQPSSSKNELKVHKKTNILDKGAKVASNPAQNTAQVSPGIFEEMLKEFTEEIRKLKAVIVKHEGRIRVLESAVALQMKEEERNEKTSSPADRELLASDEV
- the LOC122629708 gene encoding coronin-1C-A isoform X3; translation: MSFRVVRSSKFRHVYGTSLKREQCYDNIRVSKSSWDSTFCAVNPKFLAIIVESAGGGAFIVLPHNKVGRISADYPLVGGHKGPVLDIAWCPHNDNVIASGSEDCVVKIWQIPDGGISRTLTESVVDLQLHQRRVGLVLWHPTALNVLLTAGSDNLVLIWNVGTGECLVRIDSHPDVIYSACWNWDGSRLVTTCKDKRIRILDPRTGKVLEDAIAHEGSKATRAIFLRGGLVFTTGFSKMSERQYSLRAPDMLGEPIVMVELDTSNGVMFPLYDPDTNLVYLCGKGDSVIRYFEITPEPPFVHYINTFQTPDPQRGIGMMPKRGCDVNSCEISRFYRLNNSGFCQVISMTVPRKSELFQEDLYPDTPGDTAAITAEEWESGVDADPILISLRDGYQPSSSKNELKVHKKTNILDKGAKVASNPAQNTAQVSPGIFEEMLKEFTEEIRKLKAVIVKHEGRIRVLESAVALQMKEEERNEKTSSPADRELLASDEV
- the LOC122629708 gene encoding coronin-1C-A isoform X1, whose protein sequence is MRRPRPQCPLGADMSFRVVRSSKFRHVYGTSLKREQCYDNIRVSKSSWDSTFCAVNPKFLAIIVESAGGGAFIVLPHNKVGRISADYPLVGGHKGPVLDIAWCPHNDNVIASGSEDCVVKIWQIPDGGISRTLTESVVDLQLHQRRVGLVLWHPTALNVLLTAGSDNLVLIWNVGTGECLVRIDSHPDVIYSACWNWDGSRLVTTCKDKRIRILDPRTGKVLEDAIAHEGSKATRAIFLRGGLVFTTGFSKMSERQYSLRAPDMLGEPIVMVELDTSNGVMFPLYDPDTNLVYLCGKGDSVIRYFEITPEPPFVHYINTFQTPDPQRGIGMMPKRGCDVNSCEISRFYRLNNSGFCQVISMTVPRKSELFQEDLYPDTPGDTAAITAEEWESGVDADPILISLRDGYQPSSSKNELKVHKKTNILDKGAKVASNPAQNTAQVSPGIFEEMLKEFTEEIRKLKAVIVKHEGRIRVLESAVALQMKEEERNEKTSSPADRELLASDEV